A genomic segment from Methanolobus zinderi encodes:
- a CDS encoding right-handed parallel beta-helix repeat-containing protein: MSSAALTGSSEDINYTVRVSKDSGTVLVQTGEGGVIYQGTSDVGAIKAAVNAIDSGIILIDSGTYMISSPVSLKSNIEVVGNNAVLKGYKIFSISSATNVKVSGLEFTGPDALYGSVASSSGLINIVNSKNILIEDNTFRNFRDYGVNVAVSSTSHSNENITISHNEFLDYGYCGVMIWKQSNYIYVEDNTFKNINTRAVNGNAYGIAIAKGSNSYKHSEYIYIRHNWIENSPIWEGIDSHGANHVYIQDNTVLNCKVPIAVSYQTSEGSYPLPVHDIVITGNYVKGNMNSPYKQHSGIHVLGARNYAQPYTNINVSGNTIMDVNSWLVSDDGAIVLRDVNGGIIDNNLITGVGGTGINLQNADKLVIQNNEIKNLIPISGSTKGIEMQAVVKSFSTTIRDNDFDSSVGYHGYANSGYTYYTTLINEVQSKFGGYLSLSVQTDTPATSTVDPPLTPPEPRPLEETNDSDNGTDTNTDTGTDDGTDTNTDTGTDGSTDTETDAGTDTGNVTDIEHDISVSKYSGTTYVKTSEGEVLHSGNNDAEALRAAVDAIDQGIILVDAGTYTVSSQVSLKSGIEMLGNDAVMKGYSIFGISDATDVKVTGFTFSDPDQSYLEHAGSTGLVEVENSENALIENNTFSNFRDYGVYLETPTTSSYNKEITIQDNEFLDYGYAGVMIGKQASNVVVENNMFKEINTGKLNGISYGVAVAPGSSEYQYSEYIYITNNTIENNPVWEGIDSLGANYLFIEDNEIIDCRIPISVAQINTDGKYPVPVHDVSITGNYIEGDYTAEKQDSGIYVLGGHDSAWTSFQPYKKITVSENTIVDVNNWLFSDDGAIVLQNVDEASVDNNEISGVGGTAVNLENADNVIMQNNNIKDIRKISGSTKGIELLPISKDYSLTLKNNTFDGSADYDAYAYSDYENVYEISVTEQDTSKFYTSNGAINLTVQDEVSPEPEPETPPTTNPEDDGADDVVDVAYDISVSKDAGTTVVKTANEDIVYSGSNDAEALQAAVNAIDQGIIQVEAGTYTVSSQVSLKSGIHMLGNDAVMKGYSIFRISDATDVKVTGFTFGDPDQAYLEHAGSTGLVEVENSEKALIENNTFSNFRDYGVYLETSGTSSNNKEITIQDNEFLDYGYAGVMIGKQASNVVVENNMFKEINTGKLNGISYGVAVAPGSSEYQYSEYIYIRNNTIENNPVWEGIDSLGANYLFIEDNEIIDCRIPISVAQINTDGKYPVPVHDVSITGNYIEGNYTAEKQDSGIYVLGGRNSDRTIAQPYIRANVSDNTIVDVNNWLMSDDGAIVLRHVKYAVVKSNDISGTGGTGINLEDADEVVMQDNVIKNIKEIAGSKIGVKMLPVRQDNNLTLRNNTFDGSATYNAYSNAEYGNIYQVNLVNQDTSKFDTSNGGMELVTLSEPEPETPPVDDEEETPSIPEEDEYPVANLAIRFVPSGNGLTFDGGESTDDNGIVSYSWDFDSSDGIQEEATGETVTREFPVQGRFEVTMTVTDISGQQDTDSILIVVN; this comes from the coding sequence ATGTCTTCGGCAGCCCTAACAGGCAGCTCTGAAGATATCAACTACACAGTGCGCGTTTCTAAAGACTCCGGTACAGTACTTGTTCAGACAGGTGAAGGAGGGGTAATATACCAGGGAACCAGCGATGTGGGAGCCATTAAGGCAGCAGTTAATGCCATTGACAGTGGCATTATCCTGATAGATTCAGGAACCTATATGATCAGCTCACCTGTGTCATTGAAGTCCAACATAGAGGTGGTCGGAAATAATGCTGTGCTTAAGGGTTACAAGATATTCTCCATAAGCAGTGCGACAAATGTCAAGGTCAGTGGACTTGAGTTCACAGGACCTGATGCGCTGTACGGATCCGTAGCAAGCAGTTCCGGTCTCATCAATATCGTGAACAGCAAGAACATTCTCATAGAAGATAACACATTCCGCAACTTCAGGGATTATGGTGTGAATGTGGCTGTAAGTTCCACATCCCACAGCAATGAAAACATAACCATCAGTCACAATGAATTCCTTGACTATGGTTACTGTGGTGTGATGATATGGAAACAGTCCAACTACATATATGTAGAGGACAACACATTCAAGAACATCAATACCCGGGCCGTGAATGGCAATGCCTATGGGATAGCTATTGCCAAAGGAAGTAACTCTTACAAACATTCTGAATATATCTATATCAGGCACAACTGGATAGAGAACAGTCCCATATGGGAAGGTATCGACAGCCATGGTGCAAACCATGTCTATATCCAGGATAACACAGTTCTGAACTGTAAGGTGCCGATTGCCGTTTCCTACCAGACCAGCGAGGGAAGCTATCCCTTGCCAGTCCATGATATAGTCATTACAGGCAACTATGTCAAAGGGAACATGAACTCCCCGTACAAACAGCATTCAGGGATACATGTTCTGGGCGCGCGCAACTATGCGCAGCCATATACAAACATAAACGTCTCAGGCAATACAATTATGGACGTCAACAGCTGGCTTGTGTCAGATGACGGCGCTATAGTACTGAGAGATGTTAACGGTGGTATCATCGACAACAACCTGATCACCGGTGTCGGAGGAACCGGTATCAATTTGCAGAACGCCGATAAGCTGGTAATTCAAAATAATGAAATTAAGAACCTCATTCCGATCTCAGGCTCTACCAAGGGTATAGAGATGCAGGCTGTTGTAAAGAGCTTCAGCACAACCATCAGGGACAACGACTTTGACAGTTCTGTGGGTTACCACGGATATGCTAACTCGGGGTATACATACTATACAACCCTGATCAATGAAGTGCAGTCAAAGTTCGGAGGCTATCTGAGCCTCAGTGTCCAGACGGATACACCGGCTACTTCAACAGTAGATCCGCCACTTACCCCGCCAGAACCACGTCCGCTTGAAGAGACAAACGACTCTGACAACGGTACAGATACCAACACTGACACTGGAACAGATGACGGTACAGACACTAACACCGACACTGGAACAGATGGCAGTACAGATACTGAAACCGATGCAGGAACAGATACAGGTAATGTCACTGACATCGAACATGATATCAGTGTTTCAAAGTACTCTGGCACAACATACGTCAAGACAAGCGAAGGAGAGGTTCTGCACAGCGGGAACAACGATGCGGAAGCCTTAAGAGCTGCGGTTGATGCTATCGATCAGGGTATTATCCTGGTTGATGCAGGAACATATACGGTCAGCTCACAGGTTTCACTGAAATCCGGTATCGAAATGCTCGGAAATGATGCTGTAATGAAAGGTTATAGCATATTCGGCATCAGCGATGCAACAGACGTAAAGGTGACAGGTTTTACCTTCAGTGATCCGGACCAGTCCTACCTGGAACATGCAGGAAGCACAGGTCTTGTTGAAGTTGAGAACAGTGAGAACGCTCTTATCGAGAATAACACGTTCAGCAACTTCAGGGATTACGGAGTCTACCTTGAGACACCCACCACTTCCAGTTATAACAAAGAGATAACCATACAGGACAACGAGTTCCTGGACTATGGTTATGCAGGTGTTATGATTGGAAAGCAGGCAAGTAATGTAGTGGTAGAGAACAACATGTTCAAGGAAATCAATACAGGAAAGCTCAATGGTATCTCATACGGTGTTGCAGTTGCTCCGGGAAGCAGTGAATACCAGTATTCCGAGTACATCTACATCACGAACAACACTATCGAGAACAATCCCGTATGGGAAGGTATCGACAGTCTTGGTGCGAACTATCTTTTCATCGAGGACAATGAGATTATAGACTGCAGAATACCGATCTCAGTCGCTCAGATCAATACCGATGGAAAGTATCCTGTGCCAGTGCATGATGTAAGCATTACCGGAAACTACATTGAAGGCGATTACACCGCTGAGAAACAGGATTCAGGTATATACGTACTCGGCGGGCACGACAGTGCCTGGACTAGCTTCCAGCCGTACAAGAAGATCACAGTTTCTGAGAATACCATTGTTGATGTCAACAACTGGTTATTCTCAGACGACGGTGCTATCGTTCTCCAGAATGTGGATGAAGCATCCGTTGACAACAACGAGATCTCAGGTGTGGGTGGAACTGCTGTCAACCTGGAGAATGCAGACAATGTGATCATGCAGAATAACAACATCAAGGATATCAGGAAAATTTCCGGTTCTACAAAGGGTATAGAGCTGCTTCCGATCTCAAAGGACTACAGCCTGACACTTAAGAACAATACCTTTGATGGGTCTGCTGACTACGATGCTTACGCATACTCCGATTACGAGAACGTCTATGAAATTAGTGTGACAGAACAGGATACGTCAAAGTTCTATACCTCCAACGGAGCTATAAACCTGACAGTCCAGGACGAAGTGTCACCGGAACCTGAACCAGAAACACCACCGACCACAAATCCTGAAGACGACGGAGCAGACGATGTTGTTGACGTAGCGTACGACATCAGCGTTTCAAAGGATGCAGGAACAACGGTCGTTAAGACAGCTAACGAAGATATCGTATACAGCGGAAGCAACGACGCAGAAGCCCTACAGGCTGCGGTCAATGCTATCGACCAGGGTATAATCCAGGTGGAAGCAGGGACATATACAGTCAGCTCACAGGTTTCACTGAAATCCGGTATCCATATGCTCGGAAATGATGCTGTGATGAAAGGATACAGCATATTCCGTATAAGCGATGCAACAGACGTAAAGGTAACAGGCTTTACTTTCGGTGATCCGGACCAGGCTTACCTGGAACATGCAGGAAGCACAGGTCTTGTTGAAGTTGAGAACAGTGAGAAGGCTCTTATCGAGAACAACACGTTCAGCAACTTCAGGGATTACGGAGTCTACCTGGAAACCTCTGGTACCTCCAGCAATAACAAAGAGATAACCATACAGGACAATGAATTCCTGGACTATGGTTACGCCGGTGTTATGATTGGAAAGCAGGCAAGTAATGTAGTGGTAGAGAACAACATGTTCAAGGAAATCAATACAGGAAAGCTCAATGGTATCTCATACGGTGTTGCGGTTGCACCGGGAAGCAGTGAATACCAGTATTCCGAGTATATCTACATCAGGAACAACACTATCGAGAACAATCCCGTGTGGGAAGGTATCGACAGTCTTGGTGCGAACTATCTTTTCATCGAGGACAATGAGATCATAGACTGCAGAATACCGATCTCAGTCGCTCAGATCAACACCGATGGAAAGTACCCTGTGCCAGTCCATGATGTAAGCATTACCGGAAACTACATTGAAGGCAATTACACCGCTGAAAAGCAGGACTCAGGTATCTATGTACTCGGCGGGCGCAACAGTGACAGAACAATCGCCCAGCCATATATTAGAGCAAATGTCTCCGACAACACCATTGTTGATGTCAACAACTGGCTTATGTCGGATGACGGTGCAATAGTCCTGAGGCATGTAAAATACGCTGTCGTAAAAAGTAACGATATCTCCGGAACAGGCGGAACAGGCATTAACCTGGAAGACGCTGATGAAGTGGTCATGCAGGATAATGTGATAAAGAACATAAAGGAAATCGCAGGTTCAAAGATAGGTGTGAAGATGCTTCCTGTAAGGCAGGACAACAACCTCACACTCAGAAACAACACCTTCGATGGTTCTGCTACCTACAACGCCTATTCAAATGCCGAGTATGGGAACATTTACCAGGTTAATTTGGTGAACCAGGACACATCAAAGTTCGATACTTCCAACGGAGGTATGGAACTGGTAACCCTTAGTGAACCGGAACCTGAAACACCTCCGGTGGACGATGAAGAGGAAACTCCATCAATACCAGAGGAAGACGAGTATCCGGTAGCTAACTTGGCAATCAGGTTCGTTCCCTCGGGCAACGGCCTGACATTTGACGGTGGAGAATCTACCGACGACAACGGTATAGTCTCATATTCCTGGGACTTCGATTCCTCTGACGGGATCCAGGAAGAGGCAACCGGGGAAACCGTAACACGCGAGTTCCCGGTCCAGGGCAGATTCGAGGTCACAATGACTGTGACCGATATTAGTGGACAGCAAGACACAGACAGTATACTCATTGTAGTAAACTGA
- a CDS encoding right-handed parallel beta-helix repeat-containing protein yields the protein MNRTKIGLPLLVLLIVIMLYFAYTYGIVEEEKEIDIEEEIETVPDIIIEQRGAQTYAIENETQAVIYQGDDTSAIRAAVKSISQGTILVREGTYTITSPIVVGSNTQLIGDNSILTGHRIFRVYDASNVRIAGFEFRGPGEEYVRHTGSYGLVQVAHSNNLLIEDNTFSKFSNYGIYLSTRSTSDYNEEISIRNNQFLDYGYCGVMVGKQASSIYIEDNLFRDINTLKLNTNSYGTAVAKGSNEYRYSEYIYIRNNIIENNPMWEGIDSHGSNHLYIENNRIIDCRIPISVSHITEDNIYPESLHDVSITGNYIDGNLDAAKQDSGIYVIGGRNGGETPYINVTLKDNVIKEVNNWLYGDDGAIVLQNVDKALIYNNSISDVGGTGINLENANNVLVQKNQIKDLVTISEPRSAISVSHVTKDYEIDIEDNFVDLSADCKIHFEASPEVSEKEVCIVDLSDFSLSDIDTGAQNILI from the coding sequence ATGAATCGAACTAAGATAGGGCTACCACTACTGGTTTTATTAATTGTCATTATGCTGTACTTTGCATACACTTACGGCATAGTGGAAGAAGAAAAGGAAATTGATATAGAAGAAGAGATCGAAACGGTACCCGACATTATCATAGAGCAAAGGGGAGCTCAGACATATGCCATTGAAAACGAAACTCAGGCTGTCATTTACCAGGGAGATGACACAAGTGCTATCCGGGCTGCGGTAAAATCCATAAGCCAGGGTACGATCCTTGTCCGCGAGGGAACTTACACCATCACATCACCCATAGTAGTAGGATCGAATACACAACTGATCGGTGATAACAGTATTCTTACGGGTCATCGTATCTTCAGAGTATATGATGCATCCAATGTGAGGATAGCAGGTTTTGAATTCCGGGGGCCTGGAGAGGAATATGTAAGACATACGGGAAGTTACGGCCTGGTGCAGGTAGCACACAGTAATAACCTACTTATTGAAGATAATACATTCTCGAAATTCAGTAATTATGGTATTTATCTTTCAACGCGTTCAACTTCCGATTATAACGAGGAAATAAGCATAAGGAACAACCAGTTCCTTGACTACGGATATTGCGGAGTGATGGTTGGCAAACAGGCCAGCTCGATCTACATAGAAGATAATCTTTTCAGGGACATCAATACACTGAAACTTAACACCAATTCATACGGAACAGCCGTTGCCAAGGGAAGTAACGAGTACAGATATTCTGAATACATCTATATCCGGAACAACATTATTGAGAACAATCCCATGTGGGAAGGTATAGACAGTCACGGATCCAATCATCTCTACATAGAAAATAACAGGATCATTGATTGCAGGATACCCATTTCTGTTTCACATATCACGGAAGATAACATCTATCCGGAGTCACTGCACGATGTCAGTATTACGGGCAACTACATAGATGGGAATCTGGACGCTGCAAAACAGGATTCAGGAATCTATGTGATCGGAGGCCGCAACGGTGGCGAGACACCATACATCAATGTTACCCTGAAAGACAATGTCATAAAAGAAGTGAACAACTGGCTGTATGGTGATGACGGCGCAATAGTGCTGCAGAATGTTGACAAGGCACTGATCTACAATAACAGCATCTCTGATGTCGGCGGAACAGGCATTAATCTTGAAAATGCCAACAATGTACTTGTACAGAAGAACCAGATCAAGGACCTTGTAACGATATCCGAACCAAGAAGCGCCATCAGTGTATCACATGTCACAAAGGACTATGAAATCGATATAGAGGATAATTTTGTAGACCTTTCCGCTGATTGTAAAATACACTTCGAGGCTTCACCTGAAGTTTCCGAAAAAGAGGTGTGTATTGTTGACCTGTCTGATTTTTCCCTGTCTGATATTGACACAGGCGCTCAGAATATCCTGATCTAA
- a CDS encoding DUF354 domain-containing protein, which yields MRVLIDIGHPGHVHFFKNIVLGLEENGHQVLVTARDKDVTVSLLESCGIPYEILSKIGSGKGSLIREWVSRDVRLLKVAKKFDPDIMIGVLNPCVAHVAWLMGKESFIFTDTEHAKLANYVTLPFADRVFTPSCYAQDLGNKQIRYKGYHELAYLSPEYFEPDPDFLSEYDLSEDDRIIVLRFVSWGASHDIGQHGITNKLELVQELEKFGKVFITSEQELNGGLEKYRISVSPEKLHDLLYHASLYLGDGGTTAVESALLGTPAVYVSSLVGTMGNFTELETEYEMLHCYNDSDLALQKAIDILNDPDSKQKWGKKRDKLLADKIDVNEFIMGHIIECSSEQKKSSWYLNYSILNSSEE from the coding sequence ATGAGAGTTCTCATTGATATAGGACATCCTGGGCATGTCCATTTCTTCAAGAACATAGTGTTGGGGTTGGAAGAAAATGGGCATCAGGTGCTTGTCACCGCCAGGGATAAAGATGTTACTGTAAGTCTGCTTGAATCATGCGGTATTCCGTATGAGATTCTGAGCAAGATCGGATCCGGAAAAGGCAGCTTAATTCGTGAATGGGTTTCAAGGGATGTTAGGTTACTCAAGGTTGCGAAAAAGTTCGATCCGGATATCATGATAGGTGTCCTGAATCCATGTGTCGCTCATGTGGCATGGCTGATGGGAAAGGAATCATTCATATTTACGGATACCGAACATGCAAAACTGGCAAACTACGTAACGCTTCCTTTTGCAGACAGGGTATTCACACCTTCATGCTATGCACAGGATCTGGGAAATAAGCAGATACGATACAAAGGTTATCATGAGCTTGCTTACCTTTCCCCGGAATACTTTGAGCCTGACCCGGACTTTTTGTCGGAATACGATCTGAGTGAGGATGACCGCATAATAGTGCTCAGGTTCGTTTCATGGGGTGCAAGTCATGATATCGGCCAGCACGGTATAACAAATAAGCTTGAACTGGTTCAGGAACTGGAAAAGTTTGGAAAGGTCTTTATCACGTCGGAGCAGGAGTTAAACGGTGGTCTGGAGAAATACAGAATCTCTGTAAGTCCTGAAAAGCTGCATGATCTTCTCTATCATGCGAGTCTGTACCTTGGTGATGGTGGAACCACTGCCGTGGAAAGTGCGCTACTCGGTACGCCTGCGGTTTATGTTTCATCCCTTGTGGGGACCATGGGCAACTTTACTGAACTGGAGACGGAATACGAAATGCTCCATTGCTACAATGACTCAGACCTGGCTCTCCAAAAGGCGATCGATATTCTGAATGATCCTGATTCCAAACAGAAGTGGGGAAAAAAGCGGGATAAATTGCTGGCGGACAAGATTGATGTTAATGAATTCATAATGGGGCACATTATTGAATGTAGTTCAGAGCAAAAAAAAAGCTCATGGTACCTTAATTATTCAATCTTGAATTCGTCAGAAGAGTAA
- a CDS encoding polysaccharide deacetylase family protein, giving the protein MYESIRQNPDIWSKFIGKDEDFMMHSSVDSFFDYDRCQLSDVLCPEVSRSLIDSGFEVVLPEEKKFAVCLTHDVDDIYPPLPHTLLSVLHSVKGANLGQLKKHALWRLNGKNSSPYLNFREIMDIEESYGAKSSFYFLTAEKDPRRFRYNIEDAESYMGEIVDRGCEVGLHGGYFSYASYDKLAEEKQKLENVLGKKVIGFRNHYLRFKMTDSWEILSKAGFRYDSTLGFNNAVGFRNGLCHPFRPFDVGGSKELDILEIPLVAMDAALFNCTASFKDAWELIKGILDTGEQYNGIITLLWHNSSFSTPFRKDWKNLYIKILDYCNQKNAWITSGEDIYRWWNNTYINYP; this is encoded by the coding sequence ATGTATGAATCAATAAGGCAGAATCCGGATATATGGTCGAAGTTCATCGGCAAGGACGAAGACTTCATGATGCACTCGAGTGTTGACAGTTTTTTCGATTATGATCGTTGTCAGCTCAGTGATGTCCTGTGTCCTGAAGTATCCCGCTCTTTAATAGACAGCGGGTTTGAAGTGGTCCTGCCGGAGGAGAAGAAATTCGCCGTATGTCTGACACATGATGTTGATGACATATATCCTCCCCTGCCGCATACTCTGCTCTCGGTATTGCATTCTGTTAAAGGTGCGAACCTGGGTCAGTTGAAAAAACATGCGTTATGGAGGCTCAATGGTAAGAATAGTTCGCCTTATCTTAACTTCAGGGAAATAATGGACATCGAGGAAAGTTACGGGGCAAAATCCTCGTTTTATTTCCTGACCGCTGAAAAGGACCCACGCAGGTTCAGATATAATATCGAGGATGCTGAAAGCTATATGGGGGAGATAGTAGACAGGGGATGTGAGGTAGGACTGCATGGTGGCTATTTTTCATACGCAAGTTATGATAAACTCGCGGAAGAAAAGCAAAAACTGGAAAACGTTCTTGGTAAGAAAGTGATAGGTTTCAGGAATCATTATCTGCGTTTTAAAATGACAGATTCCTGGGAGATCCTGTCAAAGGCAGGGTTCAGATATGACAGCACACTGGGATTCAACAATGCGGTGGGGTTCAGGAACGGCCTGTGTCATCCATTCAGGCCCTTTGATGTTGGGGGTAGCAAAGAACTGGACATCCTGGAGATTCCCCTTGTTGCTATGGACGCTGCCCTCTTTAATTGTACTGCGTCTTTTAAAGACGCATGGGAACTTATAAAGGGAATACTGGATACCGGAGAGCAGTATAACGGTATAATCACATTGTTATGGCATAATAGTTCCTTTAGTACACCTTTCAGGAAGGACTGGAAGAATCTTTACATTAAGATACTTGATTACTGCAATCAGAAGAATGCTTGGATAACAAGTGGTGAAGATATTTACAGGTGGTGGAACAATACATATATCAACTATCCATGA
- a CDS encoding GNAT family N-acetyltransferase, with protein sequence MYITEELICVIPLFFRSIHGVKLVFSPPPQTGIPYLGFVVSGRLDAMKQSKRGQRMYEMGELFAEEIERLGANYVSILLTPSFNDIRPFKWNGFMIDPLYTFVIDLEKPLEDILNDFNVSKRKIIKKKKHDGMYLVEDDDVSLLFDLSVERYEEQGLKFPITSKEYVTELRRYYPDQIKIYYIKDQDDNTVGAVMTTEHRRVTLWIGSVKPETKAPVNEFMYWEFIKKGKEENFPLLELGGADIPRLCAFKSQFNPAIETNYRIFKKDLVGKMAEWTYLNVCKKSKF encoded by the coding sequence ATGTATATAACAGAAGAATTGATCTGTGTGATCCCTCTTTTCTTCAGGAGCATTCATGGGGTAAAGCTTGTCTTTTCTCCTCCTCCGCAGACCGGAATACCTTATCTCGGATTTGTGGTGAGTGGCCGGCTTGATGCTATGAAACAGAGCAAAAGAGGCCAGAGAATGTATGAAATGGGGGAATTGTTCGCAGAGGAGATCGAGCGTCTGGGTGCTAACTACGTATCCATTCTACTGACCCCTTCATTCAATGACATAAGACCTTTCAAGTGGAACGGCTTCATGATCGATCCGCTGTATACATTCGTGATCGATCTGGAAAAACCTCTTGAGGATATACTCAACGATTTCAATGTTTCAAAGAGAAAGATCATCAAAAAGAAAAAGCATGATGGTATGTATCTCGTTGAAGACGACGACGTATCTCTGTTGTTCGATCTGTCAGTTGAGAGATATGAAGAGCAGGGTCTGAAGTTTCCGATTACCAGCAAAGAGTATGTCACTGAGCTGCGGCGATACTATCCTGACCAGATCAAGATATACTACATCAAGGATCAGGATGACAATACTGTGGGGGCGGTTATGACAACCGAGCACAGGCGTGTTACTTTGTGGATCGGCAGCGTGAAACCGGAAACAAAGGCTCCTGTAAACGAGTTCATGTACTGGGAGTTTATAAAGAAGGGTAAAGAGGAGAATTTCCCGCTTCTCGAACTTGGCGGAGCGGACATTCCACGTCTCTGTGCTTTCAAATCCCAGTTCAATCCGGCTATCGAGACCAACTACAGGATATTCAAGAAAGATCTTGTGGGGAAAATGGCTGAATGGACTTACCTGAATGTCTGTAAGAAGAGCAAGTTCTGA
- a CDS encoding GNAT family N-acetyltransferase: MGGESIHISAIDDPELWDRFIDESPYGTIFHKWDFLRTVEKHTGSELHPLGVYITEELICIIPLFLKKVNGIRMILSPPPGTAIPCLGFVISPRCDVMNLSKKSQRMYEMGKLFSEKIDSMNVNYVSIVLTPMFYDVRPFKWHGFAIDPMTIFMIDLDRPLDDILKSFSSSRKSAIKKLDSYNLKLVESDDVSMFYGSSVERYREQGLKFPVAGKEYLEEALDLYPEDIKLYYIRDGEDNTLGGLMTAEYKRMSMWLGNVKPDVNVPVNEFLYWELIKKGQNKNYSILELGGADVPNIAAFKAKFNPSLHVKYRLVKKDMIGKAAEWAFFNIYKKNKSI, from the coding sequence GTGGGAGGGGAGAGTATTCATATATCAGCTATCGATGACCCGGAGCTCTGGGACCGGTTTATAGATGAGAGTCCTTACGGGACCATATTCCATAAATGGGATTTTCTGAGGACAGTGGAGAAGCATACCGGCAGTGAGCTGCATCCACTGGGCGTGTACATAACGGAAGAACTGATATGTATCATACCCCTTTTTTTGAAAAAGGTGAATGGGATAAGGATGATTCTTTCTCCTCCTCCCGGGACAGCTATTCCCTGTCTTGGTTTTGTTATAAGTCCCAGATGCGATGTCATGAATCTGAGTAAGAAAAGTCAGCGCATGTACGAGATGGGTAAGCTGTTTTCAGAGAAGATCGATAGCATGAATGTAAATTATGTCTCGATTGTGCTGACTCCCATGTTCTATGATGTGCGGCCGTTCAAGTGGCACGGCTTTGCCATTGATCCTATGACTATCTTTATGATCGATCTGGATAGACCTCTGGACGATATCCTGAAAAGCTTTAGTTCGTCCCGTAAAAGTGCAATCAAAAAACTTGACAGCTATAATCTGAAGCTTGTGGAGAGTGATGACGTCTCCATGTTCTATGGCAGTTCGGTTGAACGTTACAGGGAACAGGGGCTTAAATTCCCTGTTGCCGGCAAAGAGTATCTTGAAGAGGCACTTGACCTGTATCCTGAGGATATTAAGCTGTACTACATCAGGGACGGAGAAGATAATACACTGGGCGGCCTGATGACTGCAGAGTACAAGAGAATGAGCATGTGGCTGGGCAATGTAAAACCGGATGTCAATGTTCCTGTTAATGAATTCCTATACTGGGAACTGATCAAAAAGGGACAGAACAAAAATTACAGTATACTTGAGCTTGGGGGAGCCGATGTTCCAAATATTGCGGCATTCAAGGCCAAGTTCAACCCTTCACTGCATGTAAAATACAGGCTGGTGAAAAAAGATATGATCGGTAAAGCGGCAGAATGGGCATTCTTCAACATCTATAAGAAAAACAAAAGTATCTGA